One genomic window of Deinococcus fonticola includes the following:
- a CDS encoding polymorphic toxin-type HINT domain-containing protein produces MFIPILWNQHREEYVAAINKAWEDGHISAGERFQLGAMGGALIADATPVVHSVMKVGRQVVDGTATWVKGLMGGSKSVVKAADEAMTVAATAGKLPEEAIKTIPPKLGENTTKLLNECNSQICFDAFDDLSDTIKASGRTEEEARLMADKAVKEVEDWTAANGYNHLPNEKMNNAELLVACKYLPNSFSPDTLVKTIAGLQRIDQIKVGRRVLAFNEQLKEEGYYPVTAVHQNYDPEVTVLSLVTSGGQREEITTTPRHLFYTTSGKWIEAGKLSNSDQLQRDGKAAGQVVNVTTSTRTAQMFNLTVEQAHTFFVGVNSWLVHNESLSACADLARPRAYGSITQVDAPIAVNAGTDLAYKARTVKQTFDGATVPYTVQDAASIVARQARDRWATLVLENSKSAKPLTEAQLRTEFQRRAYGIVADTKTGKEVNSVSGERMDYKASQYETNESAYADVLAQNREYKSSGAGNCSEARGCSILIGNSAEKFNAQDYFTYSFNVRFVEQNGQTVLKVLPKKRCDICKTTNYRFAPTDEYQDLIEFLFHF; encoded by the coding sequence ATGTTCATTCCCATCCTGTGGAACCAGCACCGGGAAGAATACGTTGCCGCCATCAACAAAGCCTGGGAAGACGGTCACATCAGTGCCGGGGAACGCTTTCAATTGGGGGCCATGGGTGGCGCACTGATTGCTGACGCCACACCTGTCGTGCATAGCGTCATGAAAGTCGGCAGGCAAGTGGTTGACGGCACCGCCACTTGGGTGAAGGGCCTGATGGGCGGTTCCAAGTCAGTGGTGAAAGCAGCGGATGAAGCCATGACCGTCGCGGCCACTGCCGGGAAACTCCCCGAGGAAGCCATCAAGACCATTCCGCCGAAGCTGGGCGAGAACACCACGAAACTCCTCAACGAATGCAACAGCCAGATTTGCTTCGATGCCTTTGATGATCTGTCAGATACGATTAAAGCGAGCGGACGGACTGAAGAAGAAGCTCGCCTCATGGCGGATAAAGCCGTTAAAGAGGTGGAGGACTGGACAGCCGCCAATGGGTACAACCACTTACCCAATGAGAAGATGAACAATGCTGAATTGCTGGTGGCGTGCAAGTACCTGCCCAATTCATTCTCGCCAGATACCCTGGTCAAAACCATTGCCGGGTTACAACGCATTGATCAGATCAAGGTTGGCAGGCGGGTCTTAGCGTTCAACGAGCAGTTGAAGGAAGAAGGCTACTACCCCGTCACGGCAGTTCACCAGAACTACGACCCTGAAGTAACGGTTCTGTCCTTGGTCACCAGCGGTGGACAGAGAGAAGAAATTACGACCACTCCGAGGCACTTGTTCTACACCACCTCAGGCAAATGGATTGAAGCAGGAAAGCTCTCCAACAGCGACCAACTGCAACGAGATGGGAAAGCAGCAGGGCAAGTTGTGAATGTAACGACTTCGACACGTACAGCTCAAATGTTTAATCTCACCGTTGAGCAAGCCCACACGTTCTTCGTCGGAGTCAATAGTTGGTTGGTTCACAATGAAAGTTTGTCGGCTTGCGCTGATTTGGCAAGACCTCGAGCTTATGGCTCGATTACTCAAGTTGATGCGCCGATTGCAGTAAATGCTGGCACCGATCTTGCTTACAAGGCAAGAACAGTTAAACAGACTTTCGACGGGGCAACAGTACCATATACCGTCCAAGATGCAGCATCCATCGTTGCTAGACAGGCAAGAGATAGGTGGGCGACCCTTGTCCTAGAAAATTCCAAGAGTGCAAAACCGCTCACTGAAGCACAACTAAGGACAGAATTTCAAAGACGCGCATATGGTATAGTCGCTGACACAAAGACGGGAAAAGAAGTCAATAGCGTCTCTGGTGAACGAATGGACTATAAGGCTTCACAATACGAGACAAATGAGAGTGCTTACGCGGATGTCCTGGCGCAAAACCGTGAATATAAAAGCTCGGGCGCTGGGAATTGCTCTGAAGCCAGGGGATGTTCCATTCTTATTGGGAACTCTGCAGAGAAATTCAACGCACAAGATTACTTCACCTATTCGTTCAATGTGAGGTTTGTGGAGCAGAATGGACAGACTGTTTTAAAAGTCCTTCCCAAGAAAAGGTGTGATATCTGCAAAACAACCAACTATAGATTTGCGCCAACCGATGAATACCAAGATCTAATCGAATTCTTATTTCATTTCTAG
- a CDS encoding type II toxin-antitoxin system death-on-curing family toxin — translation MTCSVGWLMPEGLTRAEVEELHNAQLERYGGSPGLRDPGLLESALAQPVQELFGQLRHPSVAAQAAAYLYYLSRAHAFMDANKRTALSCALVWLALHDLRLRLNQDELFDLTLAVAQGQLSLEETVERFERSVW, via the coding sequence ATGACCTGTTCCGTCGGCTGGCTGATGCCTGAAGGGTTGACCCGAGCAGAAGTGGAAGAGCTCCATAACGCTCAACTTGAGCGTTATGGAGGTTCACCCGGACTGCGTGACCCTGGACTGCTGGAGAGTGCGCTGGCGCAGCCTGTTCAGGAGTTATTCGGACAGTTGCGCCATCCAAGCGTGGCGGCTCAGGCGGCAGCCTATCTGTATTACCTTTCGCGTGCTCACGCCTTCATGGATGCGAACAAGCGAACAGCCTTGAGTTGCGCCTTGGTGTGGCTGGCTTTACATGACCTGCGGTTGCGCCTGAATCAGGATGAGCTGTTTGACCTGACCCTCGCCGTGGCTCAAGGGCAGTTGTCGCTCGAAGAAACGGTGGAGCGCTTCGAACGTTCAGTCTGGTGA
- a CDS encoding MazF family transcriptional regulator — protein MRKTLSRIGNSEALVITKEMKELTGIGSEVQVEIQGNAIIITPAQAAERPETLERQKRFAEARDQVLSEYDDLFRRLADA, from the coding sequence ATGCGGAAGACGCTCTCTCGAATCGGCAATAGTGAGGCCCTTGTCATCACCAAAGAAATGAAGGAACTGACGGGTATAGGGAGTGAGGTGCAGGTCGAGATTCAAGGGAATGCCATCATCATCACGCCTGCTCAGGCCGCTGAGCGGCCTGAGACGCTGGAGCGCCAGAAGCGTTTCGCAGAAGCCCGTGACCAGGTGCTGAGTGAATACGATGACCTGTTCCGTCGGCTGGCTGATGCCTGA
- a CDS encoding recombinase family protein: MHIGYARVSKDKDQDTALQLKALKEAGAEKVFKESASGGRWDRPELHKMMEQLREGDVLVVWKLDRLSRSLKDLLTLMERIEEKGAGFRSITENIDTTTPAGRMMMQMVGAFAEFERAMIRERTKAGLEQARSEGRIGGRRPKLTAQQEKEIVEAVQSGRRTAADCARLFGIHPSTVSRLLQRNSLT; the protein is encoded by the coding sequence ATGCACATCGGCTACGCCCGAGTCTCCAAAGACAAAGACCAGGACACTGCCCTCCAACTCAAAGCTTTGAAGGAAGCTGGGGCTGAGAAGGTGTTCAAAGAAAGCGCTTCTGGTGGCCGATGGGACAGACCTGAACTCCATAAGATGATGGAGCAGCTCCGCGAGGGAGATGTGCTCGTCGTCTGGAAGCTCGACCGTCTCAGCCGCAGTCTAAAAGACCTGTTGACCCTGATGGAAAGAATCGAAGAGAAAGGCGCTGGCTTTCGCTCCATCACTGAAAATATCGACACCACCACCCCTGCAGGGCGAATGATGATGCAGATGGTGGGAGCTTTTGCCGAATTTGAGCGCGCCATGATTCGGGAACGCACCAAGGCGGGTCTGGAACAGGCCCGTTCTGAAGGCCGTATCGGTGGCCGCCGCCCCAAGCTCACCGCGCAGCAGGAGAAGGAAATCGTGGAAGCCGTGCAGTCTGGCCGCCGCACTGCTGCTGATTGCGCTCGACTTTTCGGGATTCATCCTTCAACAGTCAGCAGGTTGCTCCAGCGAAATTCACTGACCTAG
- a CDS encoding DUF1778 domain-containing protein, whose product MTTNETEQIELRLSSGQKRLIEQGAALQGLSTSDFTLQSALQAAEGLLQNQQTIMLSPEGQQAFLAVLEAPPEPTQALKDAARFSQENDVVDDLKV is encoded by the coding sequence ATGACCACCAATGAGACGGAGCAAATTGAGCTGCGGCTTTCCAGTGGGCAAAAGCGCCTGATTGAGCAGGGTGCGGCCCTCCAGGGACTCAGTACCAGTGACTTCACCCTTCAGAGCGCGTTACAGGCCGCCGAGGGGCTGCTTCAGAACCAGCAGACAATCATGCTGTCCCCGGAAGGCCAGCAGGCTTTTCTGGCGGTTCTGGAAGCACCACCGGAACCAACCCAGGCCCTGAAGGACGCTGCCAGGTTCTCTCAGGAGAACGACGTGGTGGATGACCTGAAGGTGTAG